Proteins encoded together in one Impatiens glandulifera chromosome 1, dImpGla2.1, whole genome shotgun sequence window:
- the LOC124938076 gene encoding serine/threonine protein phosphatase 2A 55 kDa regulatory subunit B beta isoform-like, with amino-acid sequence MNGGGEGTAASAGPPPPLEWKFSQVFGERSVGEEVQEVDIISAIEFDKSGNHLATGDRGGRVVLFERTDTKDHGGSRRDLEKMDSSPVSRHPEFRYKTEFQSHEPEFDYLKSLEIEEKINKIRWCQTANGAIFLLSTNDKTIKFWKVQEKKIKKISEMNIDPSTTVGNNSVASSSISSSTKPNTANGVCLDRSYNNPSNDFSIPLGGISSLHLPVVKCHDTSLVARCRRVYAHAHDYHINSISNNSDGETFISADDLRINLWNLEISNQSFNIVDVKPTNMEDLTEVITSAEFHPTHCNTLAYSSSKGSIRLIDLRQSALCDTHSILFEEHEAPGSRSFFTEIIASISDIKFSKDGRYILSRDYMTLKLWDINKAAGPVSTFQVHEYLRPKLCDLYENDSIFDKFECCLSGDGLRVATGSYSNLFRVFGSMNGSTESTTLEASKNPMRRQNQPPPSRPSRSISSLTRVVRRGGENNQGADANGNSFDFTTKLLHMAWHPTENAIACAAANSLYMYYA; translated from the exons ATGAACGGTGGTGGAGAGGGAACGGCAGCTTCGGCGGGTCCACCGCCACCGCTCGAGTGGAAATTCTCTCAAGTTTTTGGCGAACGCTCGGTTGGAGAAGAGGTTCAAGAAG TTGATATCATTTCAGCAATTGAATTTGATAAGAGTGGTAATCATCTTGCTACGGGCGATCGTGGAGGTAGAGTGGTACTATTTGAGAGAACTGATACAAAGGAT CATGGTGGAAGTAGAAGGGATCTGGAGAAGATGGATTCTTCTCCAGTTAGTAGACATCCAGAGTTTCGTTACAAAACAGAGTTCCAGAGTCATGAACCTGAG TTTGATTATCTCAAGAGTTTGGAGATTGAggaaaaaatcaacaaaattaGATGGTGCCAAACAGCTAATGGAGCCATTTTTCTGCTATCAACTAATGataaaactattaaattttGGAAG GTTCAAGagaagaaaatcaagaaaatctCTGAAATGAATATTGATCCTTCCACGACTGTTGGAAATAATAGTGTTGCCAGTTCAAGCATCTCTTCTTCCACCAAACCAAACACTGCAAATGGTGTTTGCTTGGATAGGTCTTACAATAATCCGAGCAACGACTTCTCCATCCCACTGGGCGGAATTTCATCTCTACATTTACCAGTG GTAAAATGTCATGACACCAGCCTTGTGGCAAGATGTAGAAGGGTATATGCACATGCACATGACTATCACATCAATTCCATTTCTAATAATAG TGATGGAGAAACCTTTATATCAGCTGATGATCTGCGGATAAATCTTTGGAATTTGGAAATTAGCAATCAGAGTTTCAATATTGTAGACGTGAAGCCTACAAACATGGAGGATCTAACCG AGGTGATAACGTCGGCAGAATTTCATCCTACTCACTGTAACACGTTGGCATATAGTAGTTCAAAAGGATCAATTCGTCTTATTGATTTGCGGCAGTCAGCTCTTTGTGACACCCATTCTATATT GTTTGAGGAACATGAGGCACCTGGTTCAAGGTCTTTTTTCACTGAAATAATAGCATCAATTTCGGATATCAAATTCTCAAAGGATGGAAGATACATACTTAGTCGTGACTATATGACACTTAAG TTATGGGACATAAATAAGGCAGCGGGTCCTGTGTCAACATTCCAGGTTCATGAATATTTAAGACCCAAG TTGTGTGATCTGTACGAAAATGATTCAATCTTTGATAAATTTGAATGTTGCTTGAGTGGTGACGGTCTCCGAGTGGCTACAGGCTCTTACAG CAATCTTTTCCGAGTGTTTGGTTCTATGAATGGTAGCACAGAATCAACTACATTAGAAGCTAGCAAAAATCCCATGAG GAGACAAAATCAGCCTCCTCCATCTAGGCCTTCCAGATCGATTAGTAGTTTAACAAGAGTTGTCAGACGAG GCGGAGAGAATAATCAAGGAGCTGATGCAAACGGGAATTCATTTGATTTCACTACAAAACTTCTCCACATGGCATGGCATCCTACTGAAAATGCAATTGCATGTGCTGCTGCAAACAGTCTATACATGTATTATGCGTGA